A part of Aspergillus flavus chromosome 1, complete sequence genomic DNA contains:
- a CDS encoding putative glycan biosynthesis protein, giving the protein MLHLITHLIQRIWRRPVTLALTFLTVFLIAPLFLYHLLAYYLANDPRLVPSAFRTAKNILLVTAHPDDETLFFSPSILYRNDDATVTRGLLALSSGNYEGIGDIRHSELQRSCAELGIKPERCVNLDHYELQDNPQKWWREDLIEELVGEYVKKWNIDLIITFDDGGISGHVNHRAVSAGVSKYISKTPQGPPAYALQTKFLLRKYAGLADLIPTSMSFSGRILQAIVSPSREYEVVKVGNGKSSKIQDPYGDKALLVSDWQMYFQARGAFSQHGSQYSFDRVFYLLISRYMWVNDLRRIV; this is encoded by the exons ATGCTGCACCTCATCACACACCTAATCCAGCGCATCTGGAGAAGACCCGTGACACTCGCTCTCACCTTCCTCACCGTCTTCCTCATTGCGCCACTATTCCTCTACCATCTCCTGGCCTACTACCTCGCCAATGATCCCCGTCTCGTCCCCAGCGCATTCCGCACCGCCAAgaatatcctcctcgtcaccgCGCACCCAGACGATGAgaccctcttcttcagtcCGAGTATTCTCTATCGTAATGATGATGCGACCGTAACCCGGGGTTTGTTGGCGCTTTCGTCTG GTAACTACGAAGGCATCGGCGACATCCGCCACAGCGAACTCCAACGCAGCTGTGCCGAACTCGGGATTAAACCCGAGCGATGCGTGAACCTGGATCACTATGAGCTGCAGGATAATCCGCAGAAATGGTGGAGGGAGGATTTGATCGAGGAGCTTGTGGGGGAGTATGTTAAGAAATGGAATATTGATTTG ATTATTACGTTCGACGACGGGGGTATATCTGGACATGTTAATCATCGGGCCGTTAGTGCTGGTGTTAg TAAATACATATCCAAAACCCCACAAGGCCCACCAGCGTACGCACTACAGACCAAATTCCTTCTACGAAAATACGCCGGTCTAGCCGATTTAATTCCGACGTCGATGTCCTTTTCAGGACGCATTCTGCAGGCGATTGTATCTCCCTCACGGGAATATGAAGTAGTGAAAGTTGGGAATGGAAAGAGTAGTAAGATCCAGGATCCCTATGGGGATAAGGCGCTGTTGGTCAGTGACTGGCAGATGTATTTCCAGGCGCGAGGGGCGTTTAGTCAACATGGGAGTCAGTATTCTTTTGATCGGGTTTTTTATTTGTTGATTAGTCGGTATATGTGGGTTAATGATCTGAGGAGGATTGTCTGA
- a CDS encoding glycosyl transferase — translation MCFSRVRLLLLFLLASLLLFLTSPLATQLRLLLQMPFIWQKSAADSIISHDRDGFDVTFRGYESEQPPSELHHPSPIPAILHHVHLGDTALRPEWLVAREECLRIHPGWKTHIWDDKTATQFVRDHFPDLQETWNNYPYLVQKVDALRYMILYIHGGAILDLDLVCKRSLEPLRRFDFVAPAAYPAGFSIGMLLSSPGNLFVRDLIDNLPRFKRRWLLLPYVTVMFSTGCHYASTIYTTQPNRTSLRILSGPPDHPNMHMLNGFVDTPLFRHLGTSSWHANDALFVRLVEGLGGRVLYCILSAVIVGGCVVLSRSIAARRRSVRFARSTLPSKVFEKVV, via the exons ATGTGTTTTTCGCGAGTTCGTCtactccttctcttccttctagCGTCGCTCCTGCTCTTCCTCACGTCGCCATTGGCCACTCAACTCCGTCTGCTCCTCCAAATGCCCTTCATCTGGCAAAAGTCCGCAGCCGACTCCATTATCTCACATGACCGCGACGGCTTCGATGTCACTTTTCGCGGCTACGAGAGCGAACAACCTCCCTCAGAACTTCACCATCCGTCCCCAATCCCCGCAATACTCCACCACGTCCACCTCGGAGACACAGCCCTCCGACCGGAATGGCTAGTCGCTCGAGAAGAATGTCTAAGAATACATCCCGGATGGAAAACACACATCTGGGACGACAAAACAGCCACTCAATTCGTGCGCGACCACTTCCCCGATCTCCAGGAAACCTGGAACAACTACCCATACCTAGTGCAGAAGGTAGATGCACTGCGCTATATGATCCTATACATACACGGAG GTGCGATCTTGGACCTTGATCTCGTTTGTAAGCGATCTCTCGAACCATTGCGCAGGTTTGATTTCGTCGCGCCTGCTGCTTATCCGGCTGGGTTTTCTATCGGCATGCTTCTTTCTAGTCCGGGGAACTTGTTTGTTCGAGATTTGATTGATAATTTACCCCGGTTTAAGAGACGGTGGTTGCTTTTGCCGTATGTTACGGTTATGTTTAGTACCGGGTGTCATTATGCGTC GACGATATATACCACCCAGCCAAACCGAACATCTCTCCGTATCTTGTCCGGCCCCCCTGACCATCCGAATATGCATATGCTAAATGGATTCGTGGATACCCCGCTCTTCCGACATTTGGGGACGTCGTCATGGCATGCCAATGATGCGCTTTTTGTGCGGCTGGTTGAGGGCCTCGGAGGACGAGTGTTATATTGTATTCTCTCTGCGGTTATAGTGGGTGGATGTGTGGTGCTTTCGCGGTCTATCGCGGCCCGACGACGTTCTGTGAGATTCGCAAGGTCAACGTTACCATCTAAGGTTTTTGAAAAGGTCGTTTGA
- a CDS encoding putative monooxygenase, whose product MPPNKSVAVIGTGPAGAIAVDALVQEKSFDVVRVFERQEKAGGCWVSRENEEPVPLDIDNLSARTADGPVPIPDNLPRHVPTLSQHRYFDSHVYPTLHANVAASVMEYSQEQIPDILSEWSVNIHGPDTPFRHHTVIRQYIEDLLNRNGYQDFVEYNTTVERAEKDPQTGKWTLTLRRAGEPNGLDYWWTETFDALVVASGHYAVPYVPVIKGLKEFAEKYPGSVEHTKQYRGPEKYKGKRVITVGASVSAADTAVSLVKHAKGPVYAVVRGKYNTYFGDEAFKHPQIERRPPISHITTDNGARTVHFENGTSVSDVDHIIFGTGFTWTLPFLPNIPIRNNRVPDLYLHVFHQRDHSLVFLGAVGAGLTFKVFEWQAVAAARVLAGKAQLPSLEEQRKWEQDRIAKKGDGPGFMMINPDFEAYFEQLRQLAGEPAEGEPGRRLPPFKQQWVDDFNAGHERRIRMWKKANEAGRASKL is encoded by the exons ATGCCGCCGAATAAAAGTGTCGCTGTCATCGGCACTGGCCCAGCTGGTGCCATTGCAGTTGATGCTCTAGTCCAGGAAAAATCATTCGACGTCGTCCGTGTGTTTGAACGGCAAGAAAAGGCCGGCGGCTGTTG GGTGTCAAGAGAGAATGAGGAACCGGTCCCTCTGGACATTGACAATCTTTCTGCGAGGACTGCAGATGGACCGGTTCCAATCCCCGACAATCTACCCCGACATGTTCCCACATTGTCTCAGCACCGTTACTTTGACTCGCATGTCTACCCCACTTTGCACGCCAATGTAGCAGCGTCAGTCATGGAATACTCGCAGGAACAGATTCCAGACATCCTTTCCGAGTGGTCTGTGAACATCCACGGACCGGACACGCCTTTCCGTCACCATACGGTGATAAGGCAGTACATCGAGGATCTCTTGAACCGAAATGGATATCAAGACTTCGTTGAGTACAATACGACAGTTGAGCGGGCCGAGAAAGACCCCCAAACCGGTAAATGGACACTAACCTTGCGACGTGCTGGTGAGCCGAATGGCCTTGACTACTGGTGGACCGAAACCTTCGACGCTCTGGTGGTTGCCTCCGGGCATTATGCCGTGCCGTATGTTCCTGTCATCAAAGGACTAAAAGAATTTGCAGAGAAGTACCCAGGCAGTGTTGAACACACCAAGCAGTACCGTGGTCCTGAAAAGTACAAGGGCAAG CGGGTAATTACTGTCGGAGCTTCTGTCTCCGCTGCAGACACCGCAGTGAGTCTGGTAAAGCATGCAAAGGGTCCCGTTTATGCTGTTGTGCGCGGAAAGTACAACACCTACTTTGGAGACGAAGCGTTCAAGCACCCCCAGATTGAGCGCCGCCCGCCCATCTCACATATAACTACCGACAATGGGGCGAGAACAGTGCACTTTGAGAACGGGACATCCGTGTCAGACGTGGACCACATCATCTTTGGCACCGGCTTCACCTGGACGCTGCCATTCTTACCTAATATCCCAATCCGAAACAACCGTGTACCGGATCTCTATCTACACGTGTTCCACCAGCGGGATCATTCCCTGGTGTTCTTAGGAGCA GTTGGCGCCGGGTTAACTTTCAAAGTCTTCGAATGGCAAGCTGTAGCCGCCGCGCGCGTTCTGGCCGGAAAGGCACAGCTGCCATCTCTGGAAGAACAGCGGAAGTGGGAACAGGATCGCATCGCAAAGAAGGGCGACGGTCCGGGATTTATGATGATAAACCCCGACTTTGAGGCGTATTTTGAACAGCTTCGACAGCTTGCAGGCGAGCCTGCCGAGGGAGAACCAGGACGGAGACTTCCGCCGTTCAAGCAGCAGTGGGTGGACGACTTTAATGCTGGACATGAACGGCGGATTCGTATGTGGAAGAAGGCCAATGAGGCTGGGAGAGCGAGTAAGTTATAG